In Plasmodium falciparum 3D7 genome assembly, chromosome: 6, the genomic window ttatgtaataacAAAATGCCAGCAGGTATGTATGATGATGAATTAACAAAAGTGTATGATTTAGAAGAAACGTtacctttttattatcctAGAAAATCAGATATTTATGGAATGcaaaatatgttaaatagTAAgttaaatgttttattaatatttgtacCTATAGGATTATTAAGTCATTTCTTTGgttttaaagatatatatatatttttttttaattttatggtATTAATACCCTTATCTGCTCTTATGGGTCATGTAACTGAAGATTTAGCATTACATACAGGAGAAATTATTGGAGGATTATTAAATGCTACGTTTGGTAATTTAATGGAAATGATTTTTTCTATTCAAGCTTTGAATGCTGGATTAATAAATGTTGTTCAAGGTACTCTTCTTGGAAGTATCTTATCTAATTTACTTTTGGTTTTAGGTATGTCATTTTTTGCAGGAggtttatatcatcatatacAAAAATTTAATGAGAAAGGAGCAACATGTAGTACatctcttttattattatctagtCTAGCTATAACTATACCAACAGTATCATCATTTACaactaataataatttagacGTTATCCTAAAGGTGTCAAGAATAACAGCtgttttaatatttgtaacatattgtttatttctattatttcAATTATATACGCATATTTCTCTATTCCAAGATAAAGAAATGACTGAAGAAATTCCTCAATTATCTGTTATATCAGGATCgatctttttaatattaattactCTCTTGGTAAGTATACATTCAGAATTCCTTATTTATTCAATAGATTCagttattaaatattataatatatcagaAAATTTTATAGGAGTTATACTTTTACCTGTTGTCGGTAATGCTACAGAACATTTAACAGCTGTTACTGTAGCaatgaaaaataaagttGATTTAACTATGGGAGTAGCTGTTGGATCTTCTGCACAAATAGCTCTTTTTGTTGTACCTGTAACCGTATTATTTGGATGGATATTAAACAAACCCATGACTCTAGCCTTTTCCCCACTTTCTACTGTTATTCTAGTCATATCCGTTATTGTCACTATGGCTATTGTACAAGATGGAGAAAGCAATTGGTTAGAAGGAGTTTTATTAATCTCAGCTTATCTTATTGTTGGTGTTGTTTTCTGGTTTGATACatcataattcttttttttttcttatattctaATCACCACCttataaaaagataaaatatatacacacacataaatacgtacaaaaaaatatacatatatatatatatatattatttaataccTTATACccatttatttatgtaaatataaatagttgtttttaatattatataaataatgttttttatatacctTATTTATTCCTTATTCtttctatttatatttttatttatatttttatattatttattttttttttttttttgttacttatacataaatattatttatgaattttttgtatttttatataatgagaTTTACTAAATAGTATCgtgtaatttttaatattacattGTTTCTTTCAAAAACATgcccacatatatatatatatatatatttatatatataattatatttttaattcacaaaactttataaaaaattatagactatatgttattttttagttcaaattgttaataatacatatgaatattaaaatattattattttaatatatgttacataaatatatacatatatatataagaaaatgtTATTGTCTTGATTTCATTCCAAGAattataatcaaaataaaatctAATCAAATCTAATCAAATCTAATCAAATCAAGTCTATACAGAATTCACTTTATAAGTGAAAAACAATAAACAATTTATATATCCTTTTAtgattaatttattatattttttttttttttttaacggCTCGTTAATATggaaagataaaaaaatattatataataaaaatatgcacATATCTATCAATatcaatattaatatgtatatatgtatatatttatttatttatttattggggagaatataaaaaaatgaaatggaaatataatttattacacacattttaaaaaaattctttaaaTCATTTAATCTTTTCAACCTTTACCAACTttgaattaaaataataattggtacctttctttttctttttttttttcttagatAAGCTTCTGAAATGATACTCTTTTAAAATTATCCACAAGGAACATCTAATGTCTGTCGGAATAAATGCCAtctaaggaaaaaaaaaaaaaaaaaaacaataaataataataaataataaacaatagacaataaataatgaacaataaataatgaacaataaataatgaacaataaataataaataatgaacaataaataataaacaataaataataaataatgaacaataaataataaacaataaataataaacaatgaacaataaacaataaataattttaatttatatatatatatatatatatatatatatatattttttttatattacctGTGTGATTAGGGGTATGTGAGATGATATACACTCCCATAACATTGGATGAGAAGACAGAAATAATAGAATAGAAACTATTGAATGACAATATATACTcaatttttgaatttttgAATTTccagaattaaaaaaatcacATAAAAGATCATTTGATgctacatttttattaatatattgtttttttatattttcacaCATTTTCCTATCTTTAGCATTATTTGATATTGTTAAATTATCTAATGCATATAAAAGTAAATTAtcatgtaaataaaaaactttattttctatattagaaaaatataatttatcctTTTCATTAATGAATTGGTTGTCctcatttttttgttctggtttctctttttcattttcttcctttAGATTTGACAAgttccatttttttaatatcatcTTTACTTTTTTACTATCTGCTATTAACTCTTCTTTCTCATTTATATTACCACAATTAAATAtgcttttaaaatatatagatttttttaaaaataatataatagttATTAAAAACGTATTATCTAAAAGTTCTTTTCTTTCCAtacttaatttatttattctgtAATTTCTCTTTGCTCCCTTTCTTTTAAAAGTCCCCATAtctgtaatattattacaaactTTTCcccttttattattttgtgtttttttctttccataAGTATTTTCATATCCTTTTTTGTTAAACTTAAATGAATTTTTTGAGGGTTGCCTTTTCCTTAACATTCCTGTTGCTAAAAAGTGAGGGTCATAAGttattaaatgataaagCGAAGATAAAGATGTTAAAATCAACGTGTGAGATAAAGGAAtgtcaaaatataaatatatatataacggAACAGTACATAAACGTAAATATGAAAACATATACGAATGCAAAGGAATGGTTTTATTTACAACCATTTGGATAATAAATTTCATCATAGTTTCTAAAAATAGAAAaccattataatttaatatacataacgGTACATTTAAATAAGTGTATAGAcattttacatttattattttatttaatatagaaGGTATAAATGATGCCATAAACATTTTCTTaggtattaaatataaaatatgtgctaatatatttaaagataATGTAGCTATATTTAAACAAATATTAACACGTTTATATACTTTCAACAgagttttttttgttatttcatgtaaatataatattatgctctttttatatttatatttttctttacaaAATTTATGACCaacattcatattataatgataatttttctttaaatatttataatcaatccttttatatatattatatttatcattattctttttgaaaatttttaaaaacaaagtTTTCATCatatctttatattcatttccatttattttttttctgcagatcttatttttatttaattctttagCATTTTCacaattataaattttattattatgttcatttattgtataatcatatttttttctagtaaataatttattatccttatttttatctttcacAGATGtgtctatattattattactattattatgattttgATCGTTTTTTTCATTCTCTTTAAAAACGTCGTCTTTTAATAAGAGGTCCTTTGTTTTATTAGTACTTGTACATAAACGATTAGTGTCTTTATCATGTGAACTATGTTTCTCTTCCATACAAATCAAATactcatttttatcatcacttACTTTTTTATGTCtcctttcatttttaatctTTGAAGTATCCAATTTAGTGCTCTCCCTAGTTAAATATTTGGATTTTACGAAGACCTTATTTTTCTCATTCATATGTACAACAACTTTCAGCTTCTTTTCATATCCAAAAAAGCAGATaggaaaaaatacatattttagagaaatatttttatcaaactcgttatttaatatatcaatacatatgaacatattcatataaatattttcaacaACTTTTtcgtaatataaaatattttccaaATTTTTCAAAAGGATAATTTCAAAGATACTTATGAATTTACTTATATCTAAATAATGCATTAATTTgtattgattttttttaattttatttcgaTGGAAAATCTTTTTCATATCTTCatacatttcatttttaagaTCTCTGTAAAACTTCCTAcattcttctttattatttgtttcacaatttttattattatcttttaaaacattttcaTCTGTAAAATCAATTCCttctttcttattttttataatattatttttatggtCCCATTCGATACTAGATGCTTTATTTGACATTCCATCACAACAATTATGACAAAACAAATTATCACCAGtggaataattattatttaatataatttcatcatttaatatttcatcatttgtcttatcatttatattatccaaattattatagtaacaattattattatgacacATAGGAAAAAACGTTTCATTTTTGTAGCATTCGTTATAACTATTCATTGGAATATTGTAATAATTcatatcatcataataattattaaggACATACAAATTGTTATTCATGTCATACATATTGATCATATTGTTCACATTATTTAAACTATTCATACTATTCatactattcatattatacatactattcatactattcatattatgCATACTATTCATACTATTCATAgtgttcatattgttcatactattaatactattaatattattcatactattcatactattaatattattcacattGTTCATGTAACCCATGTCATTCACATCATCCACAtagttcatattattcacatcATCAATATAGTTAATACCATTCATTTCACATCTcaaatttgtattatttaagTGCTTTTCAATAGTACAAAGTTCTGAATAATCCCCATTCTGATTCCACacagtattattattacaaacaTGTGGTGTGTTATAATTAGTAACAATATAGTTATAAccaatattatcataattcgTAGTGTCATTATTTGGAGTATTAAAATTAGtcgtattaaaaaatgaactgTAAACATTTTCATTTGTGTCATTTACAAATGTTTTATTCATAagataattaatattttgtttctttttaatattatcacatGTATTATAAACTtcagttatatttttttttccataacATTTTATGCTTATATCATCAAAAGTTCCATTAATTAATGGGTACGTAAAATTCCTACGACAATTTGTAAAACCATTATTAACACccttatcatttttttcttttcttttatgatctatatatataccacGTGGATCATtacttattttttcatattccaataatgaaaaagtataattttttttaccaCCCTTTTTCCAATATTTCCCATATAATTTATCCAAATTATATTCTAAATAATAAGATGGCACACcctcatttatattattatttttatttattttataattatttataggaATGTAATTAAGTTTATGTACATCCATTTTTGTATCACCAATCGTTGAAATGCTATCTTTTATAAATGTACCACTATTAAACCAATCAACAAAAGCTGATGAATCATCATAATTTGAATAAAATTTATCATtcacaatattatatttttgtttcttcttttttcccataatattattattttgttcacaATATATGTTCATGTGTCCCCTCTTTTTctgtaaaatattaaaatgtttcTTACTATGCTtctcttcatttttaataacatcCCTTGTATTTGATATTCTACCTTCcttggaaaaaaaattattattttcttggTTATCATTTCCTACTTTTCTTGCACATTCTATATTTTCTACATTCTTTGTTTTCTTgtcatttaatatttttgcaTAAGATCTTGTTATTCctctattaatttttttattacttccCTTTGCCTTTTTATAACTGTACATGCTATTAATAGATGAAGAAGAACATGATGAAGAGGATACCAAATGATCTGAAACATAAATACAAGAAATATCATCATctacaataatattattcttttcacAATCTctttttcttaaaaatatattattattactatatgtTGTATCTATACAATTATTAAAGCAATAATTAGATCTCTTAATATTACCATctctattataataataataataatcatcatcaactttttcattatgtttgaatatttttctcTTATTACACATAATAGTATCATTAGTTATATtctcatttttctttttattattatccttttgaatttgttctttattctttataatattatcattcttTACCATATTACAACTtgacttattattatttatattcttcatcttttgatatttatcctttttataatatatttttatatttgaaaaatataaattatattcatcaattaaaaataaattattcaaaatgtataaaataagatataCAAATTCAAAACAACTTTTCTGTgctaaatattcttttttctctttcttatctttatatatattaaaactacatcttttcttttttttcttactaAATAAATGTTCTATATCAGAACTATTTAAACTACTATATCCATTAGAATTACATTCACAACTCTGAGAagctatatttttattattatccatattatgaCCTTTTCTTTTATCTACATTAATATTCCGcttattatcatcttcacttaatatgtgtattttcttcattttgttgcttatcatattattacttcCCTTTCTATTTCTGCTCGtatccttattttttattttttttacttttcttttcttatatttgCGATAGTAATCATAAAATGAATACAACCTAAAAATGtccataatatttatttcttcatgggataaactttttattatatctacaCTATTCTTACCATTTTCATCTAAAGGTTTTTCATTATCAATAATGAAATCTTTTATGATTTcctataaaaatgaaaaataaaaataaaatataaaaataaaataaaaataaaaataaaataacaaataaaaataaaataaaaaataaaaaataaaaaataaaaaacatatatgtcAAGAATatcagatatatatatatatatatatataacattttttaccTGCTGATAGATGTTTTTCCGTTTTTTTTGCTTAAGCACATCCTTAATCCTTTCATCAATCATTTTGTTAAATCTAGACAATATATAGTTATCCTTATCACTCAcaacattttcattatttaatttctGGAAAAATTCCAATATTTGTACTTCCTCATTATCTAATAAATATTCGGAAAAAGATTCAATCATAATGTTAAGTGATctctttttaaaattaaaattatgataaaaaatttttaatatatcttctAACGTAACTATAAGTAAACATATGattatgtttatttgttttagtGATATTATATCCTTCATCATTGATATAgaataaaacaaatttaaacaaaaaataaaatcagcaactttttcttttcttcgaTGAATAGATAATAGTAtcctatatatatctatacatttattttctttaagtTTTCGTATAAcctttttataatcatttatcTTGTTCGTCTTTAAATTATCTCTcaccatattattattatatcccatatatttattattataataattattatatcccatatacatattattataataattcatataagTATTATCATATAACACATTTCCATATCCATTCCCATTTCCATTGTTCATCATTCCCATATATGTTTGCTTAAAGTATTTTGACATGTCATTATTTAAACTGTCTTTAATATTCATTCTAGCAAAATTAGAAGGAGCAAGAGGGCttaatttgttattatataaataaggaCAATATTCGCCATACCTTACATTATACCTACTACTACTAacactactactactattattattattattattattgttattattattcatatatgttttattaacataaatattattattttcccattctttatttgtatatatattgttatttatatattccttatatgtataaatactAGGATTAGTCATATAAGGAAGATTATTCATATAGGTCATGTTAGCACTATAaggaataatattatcattcatattattattattattattttcaagcGTCTTCCCATTATATACCATGTTAgtaagataataataataataattactattattattattattattattatatatattgttctgtacattattatttatacaattatccatattattaggtatactattatatatattattatgtatattgttTTGTATACTATTATGAACATTACTACATTCactattatgtatattattatatatattgttatatatattataatcacTATTTATCGGTATCtcgttattattttcatttctacatatattcatattattcatattatgtaTAGTATCCATATTCAGAGCTAATGCGTTCCTCCTATAAGTACCATCattcacattattataaaaattatttggaCAAGTgttgttatttattaattcctgtgtttttatcatattgttAGGTAAACAAACACTCAAGttatttgtaaaattattTCCTACATGGTTAGGAAAAGaaccatataaattatttgcCACAGTACCATTCAAATTATTTGTCAGAGCACCGTTCAAATTATTTGTTAGAGAACCATTCAAATTATTTGTTAGAGCACCATTCAAATTATTTGTCAGAGCACCATTCAAATTATTTGTCAGAGCACCATCCAAATTATTAGATAGAGCaccacatatattattttccacAGTACCATTCAAATTTTCATTtcccttttcctttttctttttattagtagttccttttttcttcttatccTTTACTTCTATGTTATTATTGCTTTTGCAATTTCTATAACGTTTGGTTACAatctttcctttttttaaattatcgtGAATTCTTTCAAATTCTCTTAAATAGTTCAAGTAATATTCCTTGATACTTTTCGTctcaattatttttatattcttttctttatttattaaattaaattctTTAGCAATTTTTAACCATTTAGCATTCCTGCTAACACAAGAATATCCACCATGTTTTAATACACTCAAATATAAATCATGCAATCCAATATTTCGACCAGGAACCATTAAAGGAATATCACTAATATCATCTCCATAATATtccttatatttttcataaaattcatctttttccattttcccttacagaaaaaaaaaaattcctaACCCCGTggaaatatgtacatataaatatataaatataaataaataaataaataaataaataaatatatatatttatattttttttcttacgtcttgaataaatataagtttctcttattaaatataagaagatacttaaattaaatatatatatatatatatatatatattatattataatttgacatatatattaaaatatcctGACTTGTTCAGATAATTTACGTTCTTAAGTTTTAAagtattatgtatataatacaaacatatatatatatatatatatttttttttttttttttttttatatattattataaatttccctctatattttatattaaaacaaagaaaacatatataatatatttgatttattattgtattttaaaatatattaaaataaaatataaaacattgaaACGTTTTTcgtaaaaaaataagaaaaaagaagtgacgaaaaattaagaatacttctatatataaatatatattttttttttttttatgcgaTGCACATTTTctacataattatttaataatatttcattagTCGTTCagtaataattaaataaaaatataaaataaaaataaaaataaaataaaataatataatataataaagtatTTTGCGtacttattttattcttctatatatatatatatatatatatatatatatatatttatttatttatttatgtgtacGCCTTTTTAACTATTTGAGCTTATTTTATGATTTCtcgtaaaaagaaaaaattaaagatttTTAAGTGTGAaagtattttataattaaagaaaaaatatataaatatatttataattaaattatgagaaaaaaataaaaaattaaggatttatataatttatagaaAAAGACAAATAGTATcaagcatatatatatatataaatatatatatatattattaatataggAACAGTTATTTTATaagaacataaaaaaaaaaaaaaatatatatagtaaataattaaacatagaaatatataaattgtacatgtttgtataatataaatccctttataaaattttttttttttttttttttttttcaagtacatatatatatatataatattatatatatgtattatatattatatttataatattccttA contains:
- a CDS encoding AT-rich interactive domain-containing protein, putative; translation: MEKDEFYEKYKEYYGDDISDIPLMVPGRNIGLHDLYLSVLKHGGYSCVSRNAKWLKIAKEFNLINKEKNIKIIETKSIKEYYLNYLREFERIHDNLKKGKIVTKRYRNCKSNNNIEVKDKKKKGTTNKKKKEKGNENLNGTVENNICGALSNNLDGALTNNLNGALTNNLNGALTNNLNGSLTNNLNGALTNNLNGTVANNLYGSFPNHVGNNFTNNLSVCLPNNMIKTQELINNNTCPNNFYNNVNDGTYRRNALALNMDTIHNMNNMNICRNENNNEIPINSDYNIYNNIYNNIHNSECSNVHNSIQNNIHNNIYNSIPNNMDNCINNNVQNNIYNNNNNNNSNYYYYYLTNMVYNGKTLENNNNNNMNDNIIPYSANMTYMNNLPYMTNPSIYTYKEYINNNIYTNKEWENNNIYVNKTYMNNNNNNNNNNNSSSSVSSSRYNVRYGEYCPYLYNNKLSPLAPSNFARMNIKDSLNNDMSKYFKQTYMGMMNNGNGNGYGNVLYDNTYMNYYNNMYMGYNNYYNNKYMGYNNNMVRDNLKTNKINDYKKVIRKLKENKCIDIYRILLSIHRRKEKVADFIFCLNLFYSISMMKDIISLKQINIIICLLIVTLEDILKIFYHNFNFKKRSLNIMIESFSEYLLDNEEVQILEFFQKLNNENVVSDKDNYILSRFNKMIDERIKDVLKQKKRKNIYQQEIIKDFIIDNEKPLDENGKNSVDIIKSLSHEEINIMDIFRLYSFYDYYRKYKKRKVKKIKNKDTSRNRKGSNNMISNKMKKIHILSEDDNKRNINVDKRKGHNMDNNKNIASQSCECNSNGYSSLNSSDIEHLFSKKKKKRCSFNIYKDKKEKKEYLAQKSCFEFVYLILYILNNLFLIDEYNLYFSNIKIYYKKDKYQKMKNINNNKSSCNMVKNDNIIKNKEQIQKDNNKKKNENITNDTIMCNKRKIFKHNEKVDDDYYYYYNRDGNIKRSNYCFNNCIDTTYSNNNIFLRKRDCEKNNIIVDDDISCIYVSDHLVSSSSCSSSSINSMYSYKKAKGSNKKINRGITRSYAKILNDKKTKNVENIECARKVGNDNQENNNFFSKEGRISNTRDVIKNEEKHSKKHFNILQKKRGHMNIYCEQNNNIMGKKKKQKYNIVNDKFYSNYDDSSAFVDWFNSGTFIKDSISTIGDTKMDVHKLNYIPINNYKINKNNNINEGVPSYYLEYNLDKLYGKYWKKGGKKNYTFSLLEYEKISNDPRGIYIDHKRKEKNDKGVNNGFTNCRRNFTYPLINGTFDDISIKCYGKKNITEVYNTCDNIKKKQNINYLMNKTFVNDTNENVYSSFFNTTNFNTPNNDTTNYDNIGYNYIVTNYNTPHVCNNNTVWNQNGDYSELCTIEKHLNNTNLRCEMNGINYIDDVNNMNYVDDVNDMGYMNNVNNINSMNSMNNINSINSMNNMNTMNSMNSMHNMNSMNSMYNMNSMNSMNSLNNVNNMINMYDMNNNLYVLNNYYDDMNYYNIPMNSYNECYKNETFFPMCHNNNCYYNNLDNINDKTNDEILNDEIILNNNYSTGDNLFCHNCCDGMSNKASSIEWDHKNNIIKNKKEGIDFTDENVLKDNNKNCETNNKEECRKFYRDLKNEMYEDMKKIFHRNKIKKNQYKLMHYLDISKFISIFEIILLKNLENILYYEKVVENIYMNMFICIDILNNEFDKNISLKYVFFPICFFGYEKKLKVVVHMNEKNKVFVKSKYLTRESTKLDTSKIKNERRHKKVSDDKNEYLICMEEKHSSHDKDTNRLCTSTNKTKDLLLKDDVFKENEKNDQNHNNSNNNIDTSVKDKNKDNKLFTRKKYDYTINEHNNKIYNCENAKELNKNKICRKKINGNEYKDMMKTLFLKIFKKNNDKYNIYKRIDYKYLKKNYHYNMNVGHKFCKEKYKYKKSIILYLHEITKKTLLKVYKRVNICLNIATLSLNILAHILYLIPKKMFMASFIPSILNKIINVKCLYTYLNVPLCILNYNGFLFLETMMKFIIQMVVNKTIPLHSYMFSYLRLCTVPLYIYLYFDIPLSHTLILTSLSSLYHLITYDPHFLATGMLRKRQPSKNSFKFNKKGYENTYGKKKTQNNKRGKVCNNITDMGTFKRKGAKRNYRINKLSMERKELLDNTFLITIILFLKKSIYFKSIFNCGNINEKEELIADSKKVKMILKKWNLSNLKEENEKEKPEQKNEDNQFINEKDKLYFSNIENKVFYLHDNLLLYALDNLTISNNAKDRKMCENIKKQYINKNVASNDLLCDFFNSGNSKIQKLSIYCHSIVSILLFLSSHPMLWECISSHIPLITQMAFIPTDIRCSLWIILKEYHFRSLSKKKKKKKKGTNYYFNSKLVKVEKIK
- a CDS encoding cation/H+ antiporter, with protein sequence MVMGRVRATSYVRRTISQPLNKNVPPMKNMKNVNGLKDTNLIRNRNLHLQLLCNNKMPAGMYDDELTKVYDLEETLPFYYPRKSDIYGMQNMLNSKLNVLLIFVPIGLLSHFFGFKDIYIFFFNFMVLIPLSALMGHVTEDLALHTGEIIGGLLNATFGNLMEMIFSIQALNAGLINVVQGTLLGSILSNLLLVLGMSFFAGGLYHHIQKFNEKGATCSTSLLLLSSLAITIPTVSSFTTNNNLDVILKVSRITAVLIFVTYCLFLLFQLYTHISLFQDKEMTEEIPQLSVISGSIFLILITLLVSIHSEFLIYSIDSVIKYYNISENFIGVILLPVVGNATEHLTAVTVAMKNKVDLTMGVAVGSSAQIALFVVPVTVLFGWILNKPMTLAFSPLSTVILVISVIVTMAIVQDGESNWLEGVLLISAYLIVGVVFWFDTS